Proteins encoded together in one Pseudanabaena sp. BC1403 window:
- a CDS encoding transposase: AKRLRLPSNIILIFQPAHSPELNPIERVWLYLKQGLRFTLPKNMDELRLLVKNRLSEMTKSVIASLVGRDSILDALSVASLL; the protein is encoded by the coding sequence GCTAAGCGGTTACGATTGCCGAGCAATATCATTTTGATATTTCAGCCTGCTCATTCTCCAGAATTAAACCCAATTGAGCGCGTTTGGTTATATTTGAAGCAAGGGTTGCGCTTTACTTTACCCAAAAATATGGATGAGTTGCGGCTTTTGGTGAAGAATCGTCTCTCCGAAATGACTAAATCTGTCATTGCTTCCCTTGTCGGTAGAGATTCCATACTGGATGCTCTATCTGTTGCCTCTCTTTTGTGA